Part of the Variovorax sp. PAMC 28711 genome is shown below.
CGAACGCACGCTGAGCATCATCAAGGTCTCCAGCGGGGCACAGGCTGGCGGGCCACGCGTGGAAGACCTGGTTCGCAAGTTCCGGAACTGACCCGGACCGCCGAAGGGCTCAGCCCTTCGGGCGCAACCGCTTCACGAGTTCCACCACGGCCAGCACCGCGGCACCGGCCACGAGGCCGACGACGGCGTTGGCAAGGTTCGATCCGACCACGCCGACAAATCCACCGACGCCTTGCGCCCAGGCCTCGACCGCATGCCCGACCGCCGGCACGCCGTGCACCAGGATGCCGCCGCCGACCAGGAACATCGCGGCCGTGCCGACCACCGACAGCGTCTTCATGAGCCATGGCGCTGCCGCCAGCAGGCCACGGCCGAGGGCCTGTTGGGCGTTGCTCGCGCGCCGGCTCAACCACAGACCGGCGTCGTCGAGCTTCACGATGCCCGCGACGAGGCCGTAGACGCCGACCGTCATCACGACGGCGATGAGCGCGAGCACCGTCAACTGCGTGGTGAAGGGCTGGCTGGCCACCGTGCCGAGCGTGATCACGATGATCTCGGCCGACAGGATGAAGTCGGTGCGCACGGCGCCCTTGATCTTGTCCTTTTCGACGGCGAGCACATCGACGGCCGGATCGGCAATGGCGTTCACATGCTGCGCGACGCCTGCATCGTGTTCGTTCTTGTGCAGGAACTTGTGGGCCAGCTTTTCGAAGCCTTCGAAACACAGGAATGCACCGCCGAGCATGAGCAAGGGCGTGACGGCCCATGGGATGAACGCGTTGATCGCCAGTGCCGCCGGCACCAGGATCGCCTTGTTGACGAACGATCCTTTGGCGACGGCCCACACCACGGGAATTTCCCGATCGGCGCGCACGCCGGTCACTTGCTGCGCATTCAGCGCGAGGTCATCGCCGAGCACGCCCGCAGTCTTCTTGGCGGCGACCTTGGTGAGGATCGACACATCGTCGAGCACCGTTGCGATGTCGTCGAGCAGCAGGAAAAGACTGGCAGCCACGCGATCAGACCACCGCGCGCTTGAAGCGGATTTCTTCGACTTTGACCGTACCGACGCTGGTGGTCTTGAGCGTTTTCATGTCGCGCTTGAAACCGGCGAGGTCGTGAAAGCGCATGGCGCGCTCGTTGCGAATCGGCACCCAGATGGTCACCTCGGTGCAGCCCTCTTCTTCGAGGCCTTCGCGAGCCGCATCCCAGAGCGCCACGCCGACACCCTTGTCCCAGTGTTCGGGCTTGACGTAGATCGACCAAATCTCGCCGGTCGTGGACTTGGTCTTGGGATCGCGCGAACGGTCGTAGCCGACGAAGCCGACGATTTCGTCGTCGAGCACCGCGACCTGCACCTGCGGCTCGCTGAATTCGATGGCTTCGCGCCATTTGGCTTCGCGGGTGGCGGGCGCCAGGGCGCGCAGCTGGTCTTCGGGCAGGATGCCCTCGTAGGCGGCGCGGGCGGAGGCGGCGTGAACTTCGGCGATGGCTTTGGCATCGCTCATTTCAGCGGGGCGGACTTCGTAATCGGACATGGCGGCAGGTGAAACAAATGGACCGGCTATTGTCGCCGCGCCCGGCGTGCGCCACGCCCTTGCCCGCTAAACTCCCCGCTCGCATCGCACCATCACAGGAGAGTCGTCATGGCCAAGAGTCAACAACGCAGCAGCAAAGAAACCAAGAAGCCCAAGAAAGACACCTCGCCCCCCAAGGCGCCGGTGCTGGGCGGCGAACCGGTGCGTGCCACCGTCACCACCGCGGTCATTCCGCGCGGCAAGCTCAAGAACAAGTGACCGGGCCGGACCGGTCCGAGTCACCCGCGCAGGCGCGCAATCCGCTGCATGGGCTCACACTCGAGGCCATCGTGACTGCGCTGGCCGATTACTTCGGCTGGGAAGACCTCGGGCAGCGCATTCCGGTGCGCTGCTTCACGACCGACCCGAGCGTCGCGTCCAGCCTCAAATTCTTGCGCAAGACGCCCTGGGCGCGCGAAAAGGTCGAGAGCCTCTACCTCTTCATGCTGCGCGACCAGCGGCGCAATGCCCGCGGCGAATGAAGGGCCGATGAAAGTGACGATCGCGCCGGCCGGCTTCGATTTCGAGGCCGAGCCCGACGCCACGCTGTTGCAGTCGGCCGAATCTGCCGGCATCGAACTGCCGAGCTCCTGCCGCAACGGCACTTGCCGCACCTGCCTCTGCCACATGACCGCCGGCGCGGTGCGCTACCGCATCGAGTGGCCAGGCGTCAGCTACGACGAAAAAGAAGACGGCTGGATCCTGCCGTGCGTGGCGGAGCCGCTCGGCGACGTGACGCTCGTCGTGCCGCACGCCAGGTCGGTTTTCTAGGTCATCCGGTCGCGCCGCGACAACGACGGAAAGAGCCGAAACCAGGTCAGCGCGACCAGCACCGTGCCGACCCCGCCCAGCACCACCGAACCGACCGGCCCGATCAGCGCCGCCGTCGCCCCCGACTCGAACTCGCCCAGTTGGTTGCTCGCGCCGATGAAGATCGAGTTGACCGCGCTCACCCGCCCCCGCATCGCGTCGGGCGTTTCGAGCTGCACCAGCGTCTGGCGGATCACCACGTTCACCATGTCCGCGCCGCCCGACACCGCCAGCGCGATGAGCGACACCAGGAAGCTGCGCGAGAACCCGAACACCACCATGCACACGCCGAAGAGCGCGATCGCCAGCAGCAGCGTGCGCCCGACGTTGCGCTCGATCGGCCGACGCGTGAGCGCGATCGACATCACCAGCGCACCGACCGCCGGAGCGCCGCGCAGCAGGCCGAGCCCCCACGGCCCGGTGTGCAGGATGTCCCGGGCATAGATCGGCAGCAGCGCCACCGCCCCGCCGAGCAGCACCGCGAACAGGTCGAGCGACACGGCACCGAGCACCGGCTTGCGCTTCCAGATGAAGTCGACGCCCGCCAGCACCGTGGCGACGGTCACAGGCTCGCGCACCGCCGGCGTGTAGCTGTAGCGCAGCCGCGCGACCAGCATGCCACCGACCACGAAACACAGCACGCTGGCCCCGTAGACCGCACCCATGCCGAGGATGAAAAGCAGGCCGCCGAGGGCCGGCCCGCCGATGATCGCGCCTTGCATCCCGGCCGAACTGAACGCCATGGCGCGCGGCAGCATGAGCGGCGCCACCAGCATCGGCGTGAGCGCCTGCTGCGCCGGCATCTGGAAGGCGCGCACCGCGCCCAGCACCAGCGACATGCCGAGCAGCAGGCCGCGAGAGTCGTGCTGCGCCTGGTGCGCGACCAGAAGCCCGAGGGCGACGATGCCCTGCACCGCGAAACAGGCGGCGACGATGCGACCCCGGTGATGCCGGTCGACGACGTGGCCCGCATAGAGCGCCAGCACCAGCGCCGGCGCGAACTGGTAGAGCCCCACGAGCCCCAGGTCCCATGCGCTGGAGGTGAGGTCGTACATGTGCCAACCGATGGCGACCAGCAACATCTGCGCTGCAGCCGTGCCGAACAGCCGCGCCACCCACAGTTGCATGAAGGGCTTGACGCGGCGCAGATCGGAAAAACTGGACGGAGCAGGAGCAACGGAAGCGGCGTCGGCAGGCATTCGGTCGAGGATAGCCGAGCCCCTAGACTGCTGCCCGATGACGGTCTTGCACGCACTCCACGACGATGCGCACCTGCTGGTGTTCGATAAGCCCGCGGGCCTGCTGTGCGTGCCCGGGCGCGGCGACGACAAGCAGGACTGCCTCAGCGCACGCGCGCAACGGCAATGGCCCGACGCGTTGATCGTGCACCGTCTCGACATGGCGACCAGCGGCCTGGTGGTGATGGCACGCAGCATCGCGGTCCAGCGGGCGCTCGGCGACGCCTTCGCGCGTCGCGAGGTCCACAAGCGCTACGAGGCCATCGTCGACGGGCGGGTGCCGTGCAACGACGCGTGGTCGGAGATCGATGCGCCACTGATGGCCGATTGGCCGAACCGTCCGCGGCAAAAGATCGACCCGGCGGGCAAGCCGAGCGTCACGCGCTGGATGGCGGTGGCGCCAAGCGCCGCGGGCGGCGCCACGCATGTGCTGCTGGAACCTGTCACGGGGCGGACGCACCAGTTGCGCGTTCACTTGCACTCCATCGGCCACGCGATCCTCGGAGATGCGCTGTACGGCGATGCACCCGTCCAAGCGCGCGCGACGAGGCTGCTGTTGCACGCCACCGCACTGGCGTTCGTGCATCCGGTCACGGGTGAGCCGATGCGCTTCGAGAGCGCTGCGCCGTTCGATTGAGGCGCGTCGGGCTCAGCCGCCCTTGACGACCAGCACCGGCATCGGTGCGTCCTGCAACACGCGTTGCGTCACGCTGCCGAGCAGCAGCTTTTCGATGCCCGTGCGGCCATGCGAGCCCATCACGATGAGGTCGGCACCCAGCGCGTTGGCGGTGTCGACGATGCCTTCGTGCACCACGTGCCCGTCGATCACCCGCTGGTCGCTGTGCAGGCCTTCCGCGGCCAGCGCCGTCACGCCGCGGGCGAGTGCCGCGTTGGCGCTGCTGGTCGCGGCGGCGAGGTATTCGTTCTGGCCCAGCGCGTAGTCCGCGCCCACGCCGATGAACGGGTAGTTGTCGATGACGTGAATCAGCGTGATGCGGCTGCCGAACGCGAGTGCCAGCCCGCTGGCTTTGCTGACCGCGAACATGGATGTTTCGGAGCCGTCGATCGGAACCAGGATGTGATTGAACATGCGGACCTCCTTGTCATTCACAAATTTACAGCGCGCCCTGAAAACCCTGAGCGCGGCACGTGACCACGAGCGTATCCCTGAAACCGGGCTGCGTGTCGTCTGCCGGCTGAATCGGCGTCGATTCGTGGATCACGCGGGCGTCATCGAGCAAAAGCAGCGTCCAGGGCTCGGTCATGGTGAAGCGCTCGCCGCGCCGGCCGATGGCCTCGAAAACGCGCGTTTCGCCGCCCTTGACGTTGTGCCGGCCAATCAATGCCACGGCCACCAGGTCGACGCCGTCGCGGTGGGCGCCCTCGGGCGTGGGCCGGCCGATGCCGCCGGCTGTGTCGATGCGGAACTGGTGCGCCTCGACGAACCAGCGCTGCGGGCCTCGCAGGCCCGACGCCACGGCCGCCAGGCTGCGCATCAGATGCTGCCAGGCCGGCTGGGCCACGGTGCCCGCCTCCATCGGCTCAAACCATCGCTGCATGCCGCCATGCAACGCGTTGTATTCGACCGGCTGCCAGTGCGCGCGGTGCGGCACCTGCGCGACCGCCTGGCCATCAACGGCAAAACACGCGTGCCGACGCTGCCGGTAACGGCCACCGTCTTTCAGGTACTCGTCGGGCGGGAGATGGTCCCAGTCGCCGTGCAGCGCTTCGAGCTGCGCAATCGGCGTGGCGAGCCACTCGGCCACGCCCGATGCGCTGAGCACGGCGTAGCCTTGCTCGCGCAGGAGCGGGATGGCGTGTTCGGGCGGGGTGAAAGGCGGTGAAAAAGCCGGGGCGCTCACGCCTCGACCTTCACGCCCTTCCAGAAGGCGACGCGGTCCTTGATCTCCTCGGCCTCGAACTTCGGCTCGGGGTAGTACCAGGCGGCGTCCGCGTTGAGTTCGCCGTTGACCAGCAGCGAGTAATAGCTCGCCGAGCCCTTCCAGGCGCAGGTGGTCTTGTGGTTGCTGAACGTGACGTGCTCGCGCTTGAGCGAGCTCATCGGAAAGTAGTGATTGCCTTCGACGACCACGATGTCGTCGCTCTCGGCGATGGTGGCGCCGTTCCAGGTTGCTTTCATATCGGGTACTCCAGGGAGGCGTCTATTGTGCCGCCGGCGCGTGCAGCCAGTGCACGCTGAACAGGCGCGCCTCGTCGGTCCACACCGGGCCCGGCCGGAAACCCGCGCGCGTGGCCAGTGTCCGAAACCCTTCGACGGTGAATTTGTGCGAGTTCTCGGTGTGGATGCTCTCGCCCTCTTCGAACGCGAAGCGCACGCCCGAGATGTGCACGACCTGGGCACGGCGGCTCACGAGATGCATCTCGATGCGCTGCAGCTGCAGGTTGTAGAACGCGTAGTGGTCGAATCCGTCCAGGTCGAAATCGGCGTCGAGTTCGAGTTTGGCACGGCGCAGCAGGTTGAGGTTGAAGGCGGCGGTCACGCCCTGCGCGTCGTTGTAGGCCGCATGCAGCAGCGACGGCTCCTTCACGAGGTCGACACCGACCAGCATGCCGCCGCCGCGCAGCAGGCGCGCGGCGAGTTGCAGGAAAGAAAGCGCCTCCTCCGGGTGGAAATTGCCGATGGTCGAGCCGGGGAAAAAGCCCACGCGCTGGCCGACGCCCGCGCCCGTGGCCGGCAACACGAGCGGCATCGTGTAGTCGGCCACGATCGGCTGCACCACCATCGACGGATAGTCCGCACGCAGGCGCTCCGCAGCGCCTTCGAGGTGCTCTCCGGAAATGTCGATCGGCAGGTAACGCTTGGGTGCCGACGCGGCATCGAACGCGTCGAACAGCAGCCGCACCTTGGTCAGCGACCCCGCGCCGAATTCGACAAGCTCGGCGTTGGGGCCGATCTGCTCGGCGATCTCGGGCGCACGCTCGGCGAGGATCTTGAGTTCAGTGCGCGTGGGTAGTACTCCGGCAGATCGCAGATGCCGTCGAACAGCGCAGAGCCCGCGGCATCGTAGAAATACTTGGGCGGCACGCTGCGCGGTGTGCGCGCGAGGCCGGCGAGCAGGTCGCGACCGAATTCGGAGGTCGCCAGACGGGGCGGCGCGGGCGGCACTTGCAGGTTGACAGCTGGATTTCTCATGTCGGGTCTCACTCCACGTCGCGCGCCAGGCGCACGCCGGAAAACTGCCAGCGCGCGGCCGGCGGGAAGAAATTGCGATAGGTCGGGCGCGTGTGGTCGTCAGGCGTCGCCACACTGCCACCGCGCAGGATCAGCTGCCCCACCATGAACTTGCCGTTGTACTCGGCGGCGATGCCGGGCAGAGGCCGGAAGCCGGGGTAAGGATCGTAGGAAGAGCGCGTCCACTGCCACACGTGGCCGGTGGTTTGCGTGATGCCGGGCGCGTGGCTCGCGGCCTCCCACTCGAACTCGGTCGGCAGGCGGGCGCCAGCCCATTCCGCATAGGCCGAGGCTTCGTAGAAGCTCAGCTGGGACACCGGCGCCTCCGGTTCCAGCGGACGCACGCCGTGCAGGCCGTACACATGCCAGCCTGCGGTCGAGCCCTGGTGCGCCAGCCGCGGATCGTCCGGTGCGAGCCAGTAAGCGGGCGCACGCCATCCGTTCGCCTTGACGGCCGCCCAGCCGTCGGAGAGCCACAGGTCGGCACGCTCATAACCGCCATCGGCGATGAACTGGGCGTAGTCGGCGCAGCTCACCACGCGGTCGGCGATTTCGTAAGGACGCAGCAGCACTGAATGCCGCGGCGTCTCGTTGTCGAAGGCGAAGCCGTCGCCCTCGAACCCGACGTCGACGATGCCGCCCGTCTGCCGCAGCCAGCGCATCGGGGTCGCCACCGAGGCCAGGCGCAGCGCAGGGCCCGCCGGGGCGCGGTAGGCCGGCAGCAACGGGTTGCACGACAGCGCATGCAGGATGTCGGTGACGAGCAGTTCCTGGTGCTGCTGCTCGTGGTGCAGGCCGAGCGTCACGATCGGTTCGATGGTCACCCACAGCCCGGCATCCGCGCGGTCGAACAGGGCCTGCACGGCGGCGTCGACATGCAGCCGATACGCGTGCACCTCATCGACCGACGGGCGTGTCAGCAGCCCGCGCTGCGGTCGCGGGTGGCGCGGACCGAGCGCTTCGTAGTACGAATTGAAGAGGTAGTGAAACCGCTCGTCGAACGGACGGTAGCCACCCGCATGCATCTGCAAGAGCACCGTCTCGAAAAACCAGGTGGTGTGTGCAAGGTGCCACTTGGTCGGGCTGGCATCGGGCATCGACTGGATGCACTGGTCTTCGGCGGAGAGCGTCGCCGCCAGTGCAACGCTGTGCGCGCGAACCTCGCGAAAACGCGAGCGCAGTGCGTCGGCCGCCGGCGCCGTCGGGCGCGAAAAAGTCATGGGGTCTCCGCTCGGGCTTTTTGGAAAGTTGTTGTAGCCGAAGGTCGCTGGCGCCACGCGTAGGACAAGCCCGCGCAGCGCACCCGCCGGCGCGACCGCTCACTGTGGCACAACGCCCAGGTGCTTGCAGGGCGGCTGCGTATCATCCCCGGCATGACCCTGCCCTCCCCCGCGGGCCGCCCGCACATCGTGATCATCGGGTGTGGATTCGGTGGCCTGGAAGCCGCCCGGAAACTCGAGCGCGCCGACGTCGACGTCACGGTGATCGAGAAGACCAATCACCACCTGTTCCAGCCGCTGCTCTACCAAGTGGCGACCGCCGGACTCGCTGCGCCTTCGATCGCGGCGCCGGTGCGCCTCTTGTTTCGCAATCAGCCGAGCATCACCACGTTGCTCGGCGAAGTGACCGCCATCCGCCCCGACACGCGCACGGTTGAACTCGCCGGCGGCACGCGCATCGGCTACGACCACCTGATCGTGGCGGCCGGCGCCACCCACAGCTATTTCGGGCACGACGAATGGGCACCGATGGCGCCGGGCCTCAAGACGCTGGCCGACGCGTTCGACATCCGGCGCCGCGTGTTGATGTCGTTCGAAATGGCAGAAAACGCAAGGCACCCCGCGCAGCGTCGCGCGCTGCTCACCTTCTGCGTGATCGGCGCCGGGCCGACCGGCGTCGAGTTGGCCGGCACGCTGGCCGAAATCGCGCGCCACACGTTGGCCGGCGAGTTCCGCCGCATCGATCCGAGCACCGCGCAGATCTTGCTGATCGAAGGCGGTCCGCGCGTGTTGCAGGCGATGCCGGAAAGCCTCAGCCAGAAGGCGCTGCGGCAACTCGAAAAACTCGGCGTCGAGGTGCGCTTGAATGCACGGGTCACCGCCATCGACGCGGAAGGTTTGCAGGTCGAATCAGCTCACGGTGCCGACGCAACCGCCGCGACGGGTTATCGCATCGACAGCCACTGCATCGTGTGGGCGGCGGGTGTGGCCGCATCGCCGCTGGGTCGACTGCTCGGCACCGCGACCGGCATCGCGTGTGATCGCGCCGGTCGCATTGCCGTCGAGCCGGACCTGAGTCTCGTCGGCCATCCGGAGATCAGCGTGGTCGGCGACCTCGCCGCAGCGCAAAGCCATGCGCCCGGCAAGGAACCCCAGCCGGTGCCCGGCGTGTCACCCGCCGCCAAGCAGATGGGCCGCGCGGCGGCCGCCAACATCCTGCGCCGCATCGCCGGGCAGCCGACCCAGGCGTTCCGCTACGCCGACTACGGCAACCTCGCGACCATCGGCCGCAACGCCGCCGTCGTCGACCTCGGCACGCCCTTCGGCCCGTTGCGCTTCAGCGGCAAGTCGGCGTGGTTGTTCTGGCTTTTCGCCCACGTCTACTTCCTGATCGGCTTCCGCAACCGCTTCGTGGTGCTGATGGATTGGGCCAGCGCGTACTGGAGTTTTCGGCGAAATGCGCGGGTGGTGGCGGATGTGGCTGGGAAGGAAGAGTCCTGAGGGTTCTTGCTTTCGCAGAAGACTCAACGACCCGTACAGTTTGAGATGACGCCAGCAGCGAAAGAAGCCCTTCTGGCATGGATCAATTTGGCCGAGCTGAAGTCGGAAGACTTCCTGTTTCCCAGCCGGCTTCACGACTCTGCCCACTCGGGGACCCGGCAGTACGCCCGGATCCTGGAGCATTGGGTGGATGATTTGGGGCTGGATCGCGCCGACGATGGAACACACTCGATGCGCAGGACGACGGCCTTTGATCTGTGGGCGTACCCAGAATCTGCGCGCCGTTCAGTTGCTGCTCGTACATCGAGCTAGTCGGCTTGCGTCCTTCCTTGTGCGCCGCGGACGTCGGATCAGTCAGACTTGAGCGCCGTGATCCTCAGCCGCAGCGCGTTGCCGATCACCGACACCGAGCTGAGGCTCATCGCCACCGCGCCCACCATCGGCGACAGGAGCCAGCCCGTGAATGGAAACAGCACACCGGCCGCGAGGGGCACGCCGACCAGGTTGTAGACGAAGGCAAAACCCAGGTTCTGCTTCATGTTGGCGACCGTGGCGACCGACAAAGCCCGCGCCGTCGCGATGCCGCGCAGATCGCCTTTCACCAGGGTGAGCTGGGCACTGTTCATCGCCACGTCGGTGCCCGTGCCCATTGCGATGCCGACATCCGCTTTGGCCAATGCGGGCGCGTCGTTGATGCCGTCACCGGCCATCGCGACGATGCGCCCCTCTTTCTGCAGGCGTTCGACAAGTTGCAGTTTGTCCTGCGGCTTGACTTCGCCATGAACCTCGTCGATCCCCAGGCGCTTGCCGACAGCCTGAGCCGTGGTGAGCCCGTCGCCTGTAGCCATGATGATGCGAAGGCCGGACTTGCGAAGCATCGTGAGCGCCTCTTGCGTGCTGGCCTTCACCGGATCGGACACGGCGAGCAGCCCGGCCAGCTTGCCGTCTGCGGCCAGGTGCATCACGCTGGCACCTTGCGCGCGCAGTGCTTCGGCCTGGTCCGCCAGCGGCGCCACATCGATGCCCAACTGCTGCATCAACGTCGCGTTGCCGATCGCA
Proteins encoded:
- a CDS encoding universal stress protein, which gives rise to MFNHILVPIDGSETSMFAVSKASGLALAFGSRITLIHVIDNYPFIGVGADYALGQNEYLAAATSSANAALARGVTALAAEGLHSDQRVIDGHVVHEGIVDTANALGADLIVMGSHGRTGIEKLLLGSVTQRVLQDAPMPVLVVKGG
- a CDS encoding MFS transporter → MQLWVARLFGTAAAQMLLVAIGWHMYDLTSSAWDLGLVGLYQFAPALVLALYAGHVVDRHHRGRIVAACFAVQGIVALGLLVAHQAQHDSRGLLLGMSLVLGAVRAFQMPAQQALTPMLVAPLMLPRAMAFSSAGMQGAIIGGPALGGLLFILGMGAVYGASVLCFVVGGMLVARLRYSYTPAVREPVTVATVLAGVDFIWKRKPVLGAVSLDLFAVLLGGAVALLPIYARDILHTGPWGLGLLRGAPAVGALVMSIALTRRPIERNVGRTLLLAIALFGVCMVVFGFSRSFLVSLIALAVSGGADMVNVVIRQTLVQLETPDAMRGRVSAVNSIFIGASNQLGEFESGATAALIGPVGSVVLGGVGTVLVALTWFRLFPSLSRRDRMT
- a CDS encoding 2Fe-2S iron-sulfur cluster-binding protein, which gives rise to MKVTIAPAGFDFEAEPDATLLQSAESAGIELPSSCRNGTCRTCLCHMTAGAVRYRIEWPGVSYDEKEDGWILPCVAEPLGDVTLVVPHARSVF
- a CDS encoding VF530 family DNA-binding protein; this encodes MTGPDRSESPAQARNPLHGLTLEAIVTALADYFGWEDLGQRIPVRCFTTDPSVASSLKFLRKTPWAREKVESLYLFMLRDQRRNARGE
- a CDS encoding DUF808 domain-containing protein yields the protein MAASLFLLLDDIATVLDDVSILTKVAAKKTAGVLGDDLALNAQQVTGVRADREIPVVWAVAKGSFVNKAILVPAALAINAFIPWAVTPLLMLGGAFLCFEGFEKLAHKFLHKNEHDAGVAQHVNAIADPAVDVLAVEKDKIKGAVRTDFILSAEIIVITLGTVASQPFTTQLTVLALIAVVMTVGVYGLVAGIVKLDDAGLWLSRRASNAQQALGRGLLAAAPWLMKTLSVVGTAAMFLVGGGILVHGVPAVGHAVEAWAQGVGGFVGVVGSNLANAVVGLVAGAAVLAVVELVKRLRPKG
- a CDS encoding RluA family pseudouridine synthase, with the translated sequence MTVLHALHDDAHLLVFDKPAGLLCVPGRGDDKQDCLSARAQRQWPDALIVHRLDMATSGLVVMARSIAVQRALGDAFARREVHKRYEAIVDGRVPCNDAWSEIDAPLMADWPNRPRQKIDPAGKPSVTRWMAVAPSAAGGATHVLLEPVTGRTHQLRVHLHSIGHAILGDALYGDAPVQARATRLLLHATALAFVHPVTGEPMRFESAAPFD
- a CDS encoding DUF427 domain-containing protein, which translates into the protein MKATWNGATIAESDDIVVVEGNHYFPMSSLKREHVTFSNHKTTCAWKGSASYYSLLVNGELNADAAWYYPEPKFEAEEIKDRVAFWKGVKVEA
- a CDS encoding 2OG-Fe dioxygenase family protein: MSAPAFSPPFTPPEHAIPLLREQGYAVLSASGVAEWLATPIAQLEALHGDWDHLPPDEYLKDGGRYRQRRHACFAVDGQAVAQVPHRAHWQPVEYNALHGGMQRWFEPMEAGTVAQPAWQHLMRSLAAVASGLRGPQRWFVEAHQFRIDTAGGIGRPTPEGAHRDGVDLVAVALIGRHNVKGGETRVFEAIGRRGERFTMTEPWTLLLLDDARVIHESTPIQPADDTQPGFRDTLVVTCRAQGFQGAL
- the egtB gene encoding ergothioneine biosynthesis protein EgtB, which gives rise to MTFSRPTAPAADALRSRFREVRAHSVALAATLSAEDQCIQSMPDASPTKWHLAHTTWFFETVLLQMHAGGYRPFDERFHYLFNSYYEALGPRHPRPQRGLLTRPSVDEVHAYRLHVDAAVQALFDRADAGLWVTIEPIVTLGLHHEQQHQELLVTDILHALSCNPLLPAYRAPAGPALRLASVATPMRWLRQTGGIVDVGFEGDGFAFDNETPRHSVLLRPYEIADRVVSCADYAQFIADGGYERADLWLSDGWAAVKANGWRAPAYWLAPDDPRLAHQGSTAGWHVYGLHGVRPLEPEAPVSQLSFYEASAYAEWAGARLPTEFEWEAASHAPGITQTTGHVWQWTRSSYDPYPGFRPLPGIAAEYNGKFMVGQLILRGGSVATPDDHTRPTYRNFFPPAARWQFSGVRLARDVE
- a CDS encoding GNAT family N-acetyltransferase; translation: MSDYEVRPAEMSDAKAIAEVHAASARAAYEGILPEDQLRALAPATREAKWREAIEFSEPQVQVAVLDDEIVGFVGYDRSRDPKTKSTTGEIWSIYVKPEHWDKGVGVALWDAAREGLEEEGCTEVTIWVPIRNERAMRFHDLAGFKRDMKTLKTTSVGTVKVEEIRFKRAVV
- a CDS encoding NAD(P)/FAD-dependent oxidoreductase, which encodes MTLPSPAGRPHIVIIGCGFGGLEAARKLERADVDVTVIEKTNHHLFQPLLYQVATAGLAAPSIAAPVRLLFRNQPSITTLLGEVTAIRPDTRTVELAGGTRIGYDHLIVAAGATHSYFGHDEWAPMAPGLKTLADAFDIRRRVLMSFEMAENARHPAQRRALLTFCVIGAGPTGVELAGTLAEIARHTLAGEFRRIDPSTAQILLIEGGPRVLQAMPESLSQKALRQLEKLGVEVRLNARVTAIDAEGLQVESAHGADATAATGYRIDSHCIVWAAGVAASPLGRLLGTATGIACDRAGRIAVEPDLSLVGHPEISVVGDLAAAQSHAPGKEPQPVPGVSPAAKQMGRAAAANILRRIAGQPTQAFRYADYGNLATIGRNAAVVDLGTPFGPLRFSGKSAWLFWLFAHVYFLIGFRNRFVVLMDWASAYWSFRRNARVVADVAGKEES